In Aegilops tauschii subsp. strangulata cultivar AL8/78 chromosome 3, Aet v6.0, whole genome shotgun sequence, one genomic interval encodes:
- the LOC109777986 gene encoding uncharacterized protein isoform X1: MVPGMAPKPAPPMPAQPKKPQHMLVLGTGFVGRYVSERLLSQGWRVSGTCTSAAKKMELELLGMTASVLDATTSNIADLHALQDATHLLISIPPIPGVGDPLLSSHADLQTTLTSGNLQWLCYLSSTSVYGDCGGAWVDEDHVVNPKSASSKLRYAAEQGWLDLVDELDLSAFILRLGGIYGPGRSALDTIAKRKSSSRRQKLRESKQYTARIHVADIYQAILASMSIKSTRKIYNVVDDDPAPRSEVFAFAQSLIEKRYPDLAADSAESNSQSRIIAAEKRVSNGRLKQELGVRLAHPSYRSGLQSILDSWLEGNQ, from the exons ATGGTGCCAGGAATGGCGCCCAAGCCGGCGCCGCCGATGCCCGCGCAGCCGAAGAAGCCTCAGCACATGCTCGTGCTCGGCACCGGTTTCGTCGGCCGCTACGTCTCGGAGCGCCTCCTGTCACAGGGATG GAGGGTGTCCGGGACGTGCACCAGTGCCGCCAAGAAGATGGAACTCGAGTTGCTGGGCATGACTGCTTCCGTCTTGGACGCCACAACAAGCAA TATTGCAGATCTTCATGCTTTGCAAGATGCAACCCATTTGCTCATCTCTATTCCTCCCATCCCTGGGGTTGGTGATCCT TTGCTTTCCTCACATGCTGACCTGCAAACAACACTGACTAGTGGTAATCTTCAATGGTTATGCTACCTATCTTCAACAA GTGTGTATGGTGATTGTGGTGGTGCATGGGTTGATGAGGA TCATGTAGTGAATCCAAAGAGCGCGTCTTCCAAGTTAAGATATGCTGCTGAACAAGGATGGTTGGATCTTGTCGACGAGCTGGATCTATCGGCTTTTATACTTCGTTTGGGTGGAATATATGGGCCTGGAAGAAG TGCTTTGGATACCATAGCTAAGAGAAAATCTTCTTCACGAAGACAGAAGTTGAGGGAGTCCAAACAGTACACTGCACGTATCCATGTGGCTGACATCTATCAGGCTATCCTGGCTAGCATGAGCATCAAATCTACAAG GAAGATATACAATGTGGTGGATGATGACCCTGCCCCGAGATCCGAGGTCTTTGCATTTGCTCAGAGCTTGATAGAGAAAAGATACCCTGATCTCGCTGCGGATTCTGCAGAATCAAACAGTCAGAGCAGAATTATAGCTGCTGAAAAACGGGTATCTAATGGTCGGTTGAAACAGGAGCTGGGCGTTAGGCTTGCCCACCCATCTTATAGGTCAGGGCTGCAGAGTATTCTTGATTCCTGGCTCGAGGGAAATCAGTGA
- the LOC109777986 gene encoding uncharacterized protein isoform X2 → MVPGMAPKPAPPMPAQPKKPQHMLVLGTGFVGRYVSERLLSQGWRVSGTCTSAAKKMELELLGMTASVLDATTSNIADLHALQDATHLLISIPPIPGVGDPLLSSHADLQTTLTSGNLQWLCYLSSTMNPKSASSKLRYAAEQGWLDLVDELDLSAFILRLGGIYGPGRSALDTIAKRKSSSRRQKLRESKQYTARIHVADIYQAILASMSIKSTRKIYNVVDDDPAPRSEVFAFAQSLIEKRYPDLAADSAESNSQSRIIAAEKRVSNGRLKQELGVRLAHPSYRSGLQSILDSWLEGNQ, encoded by the exons ATGGTGCCAGGAATGGCGCCCAAGCCGGCGCCGCCGATGCCCGCGCAGCCGAAGAAGCCTCAGCACATGCTCGTGCTCGGCACCGGTTTCGTCGGCCGCTACGTCTCGGAGCGCCTCCTGTCACAGGGATG GAGGGTGTCCGGGACGTGCACCAGTGCCGCCAAGAAGATGGAACTCGAGTTGCTGGGCATGACTGCTTCCGTCTTGGACGCCACAACAAGCAA TATTGCAGATCTTCATGCTTTGCAAGATGCAACCCATTTGCTCATCTCTATTCCTCCCATCCCTGGGGTTGGTGATCCT TTGCTTTCCTCACATGCTGACCTGCAAACAACACTGACTAGTGGTAATCTTCAATGGTTATGCTACCTATCTTCAACAA TGAATCCAAAGAGCGCGTCTTCCAAGTTAAGATATGCTGCTGAACAAGGATGGTTGGATCTTGTCGACGAGCTGGATCTATCGGCTTTTATACTTCGTTTGGGTGGAATATATGGGCCTGGAAGAAG TGCTTTGGATACCATAGCTAAGAGAAAATCTTCTTCACGAAGACAGAAGTTGAGGGAGTCCAAACAGTACACTGCACGTATCCATGTGGCTGACATCTATCAGGCTATCCTGGCTAGCATGAGCATCAAATCTACAAG GAAGATATACAATGTGGTGGATGATGACCCTGCCCCGAGATCCGAGGTCTTTGCATTTGCTCAGAGCTTGATAGAGAAAAGATACCCTGATCTCGCTGCGGATTCTGCAGAATCAAACAGTCAGAGCAGAATTATAGCTGCTGAAAAACGGGTATCTAATGGTCGGTTGAAACAGGAGCTGGGCGTTAGGCTTGCCCACCCATCTTATAGGTCAGGGCTGCAGAGTATTCTTGATTCCTGGCTCGAGGGAAATCAGTGA